A window of the Bacteroides thetaiotaomicron VPI-5482 genome harbors these coding sequences:
- a CDS encoding lysine exporter LysO family protein gives MKGSLIIVSFFILGTLCGFYHLIPYDFTDSKLSYYALCGLMFCVGISIGNDPNTLKSFRSLNPRLMFLPVMTILGTLAGCAVAGIFMSQRTSSDCMAVGAGFGYYSLSSIFITEYKGPELGTIALLSNIMREIIALLGAPLLVKYFGKLAPISVGGATTMDTTLPIITRCSGKEFVIISIFHGFVVDFSVPFLVTFLCSISF, from the coding sequence ATGAAAGGAAGTCTGATCATCGTCTCATTTTTCATTCTCGGTACCCTTTGCGGGTTTTATCATCTGATTCCTTACGATTTTACGGATAGCAAACTAAGCTATTACGCCCTTTGCGGACTGATGTTCTGCGTAGGTATCAGTATCGGTAATGATCCCAACACACTGAAAAGTTTCCGTTCTCTGAATCCCCGCCTGATGTTTCTCCCCGTCATGACGATACTGGGGACATTGGCAGGATGCGCCGTAGCAGGCATTTTCATGAGCCAAAGAACCTCTTCAGACTGTATGGCAGTGGGAGCCGGATTCGGCTACTATTCCCTTTCGAGTATATTCATCACCGAATATAAAGGTCCGGAATTGGGAACAATCGCATTGTTATCCAACATCATGCGTGAAATCATAGCATTGCTGGGAGCCCCGTTACTCGTGAAGTATTTCGGCAAGCTGGCCCCTATTTCTGTAGGAGGAGCTACCACAATGGACACTACTCTTCCCATCATCACCCGATGTTCCGGAAAAGAATTCGTAATCATTTCTATCTTTCATGGTTTTGTAGTTGATTTCAGTGTTCCATTTCTCGTCACCTTCCTTTGCTCAATATCATTTTAA
- a CDS encoding RNA polymerase sigma-70 factor → MTESEVRKLLRQMKELDSQTAFRDFYNMTYDRLFRIAYYYVKQEEWSQEIVLDIFLKLWKQRDTLLDVKNIEDYCFILVKNASLNYLEKESKYTTIHSDSLPEPQEQSYSPEESLISEELFAIYVKALDRLPERCREIFIRIREEKQSYAQVAEELDISIKTVDAQLQKAVSRLKEMISSSG, encoded by the coding sequence ATGACCGAATCAGAAGTAAGGAAGTTATTACGGCAAATGAAGGAACTGGACTCGCAAACAGCCTTCCGCGACTTCTATAACATGACTTACGACCGACTCTTCCGCATAGCCTACTATTATGTGAAACAGGAAGAATGGTCGCAGGAAATCGTACTCGACATCTTCCTCAAACTCTGGAAGCAGCGCGACACTCTTCTTGATGTGAAAAACATCGAGGACTATTGCTTTATTCTGGTCAAGAACGCTTCTCTCAATTATCTGGAAAAAGAGTCGAAGTACACCACCATTCATTCCGATTCCCTGCCGGAGCCACAGGAACAAAGTTATTCTCCGGAAGAGTCATTAATCAGTGAAGAACTGTTTGCAATCTATGTGAAAGCACTCGACCGGCTTCCGGAACGTTGCCGGGAAATATTCATCCGTATCCGTGAAGAAAAACAAAGTTATGCCCAAGTAGCAGAAGAATTGGATATCAGCATAAAGACAGTTGATGCCCAGCTACAGAAAGCTGTCTCCCGACTGAAAGAGATGATTTCGTCCAGCGGATAA
- a CDS encoding LysO family transporter, with amino-acid sequence MFIIIGIMLTGMLFGFLLRNKRLSWIHKIITLLIWVLLFLLGIDVGGNEAIIKGLHTLGLEALIITLAAVTGSILCAWGLWYLLYIRNKGKETEV; translated from the coding sequence ATGTTTATCATCATCGGAATTATGCTGACAGGAATGCTTTTTGGCTTCCTGTTACGTAATAAAAGACTATCTTGGATACATAAAATAATCACCCTGCTGATATGGGTCCTGCTCTTCCTCCTCGGGATTGATGTAGGAGGAAACGAGGCTATCATCAAAGGACTGCATACATTGGGACTCGAAGCACTCATTATCACACTGGCGGCAGTGACCGGCAGTATACTTTGCGCATGGGGACTCTGGTACCTATTATATATAAGGAATAAAGGAAAGGAGACGGAAGTATGA
- the hemW gene encoding radical SAM family heme chaperone HemW, with amino-acid sequence MAGIYLHIPFCKTRCIYCDFYSTTRSELKTHYVHTLCRELEMRKEYLKGEPVETIYFGGGTPSQLEEADFKHIFETIRENYGMEHCREITLEANPDDLSQEYLKMLSSLPFNRISMGIQTFDDTTLQLLKRRHSSQTAVEAVRRCREAGFQNISIDLIYGLPGETKERWVNDLRQAIRLDVEHISAYHLTYEEDTPIYNMLKQHQIEEVDEDSSLQFFTLLIEHLQNAGYEHYEISNFCRPDKYSRHNTSYWRGIPYLGCGPSAHSFNGTTREWNVSSIDLYIKGIEGNQRDFETENLDQTTRYNEFIITTIRTVWGTPIEKLKQEFGNELWEYCRKMSAPYLENGKLEIHEGALRLTREGIFISDSIMSDLLWVN; translated from the coding sequence ATGGCAGGTATTTACCTTCATATTCCCTTCTGTAAGACACGTTGCATCTATTGCGACTTTTATTCGACTACCCGCAGCGAATTAAAGACGCATTATGTGCATACCCTCTGCCGTGAACTGGAAATGCGGAAAGAATATCTGAAAGGCGAACCTGTAGAAACCATTTATTTCGGAGGAGGAACTCCCTCTCAACTGGAGGAAGCTGATTTTAAACACATCTTTGAAACGATACGGGAAAATTACGGAATGGAACACTGCCGGGAGATCACTCTGGAAGCCAATCCGGACGATCTGTCCCAGGAATATCTGAAGATGTTATCCTCGCTCCCTTTCAACCGTATCAGCATGGGGATACAGACTTTTGATGATACGACACTCCAATTACTGAAACGCCGCCATAGCTCCCAAACAGCCGTCGAAGCTGTCCGCAGATGCAGGGAAGCGGGATTTCAGAATATCAGCATTGATCTGATTTACGGACTGCCCGGCGAAACAAAGGAACGGTGGGTAAACGACCTCCGGCAAGCTATCCGCCTGGATGTAGAGCATATTTCTGCTTACCATTTGACTTACGAAGAAGATACACCTATATATAATATGTTGAAGCAACATCAGATAGAGGAAGTAGACGAAGATTCCAGTCTGCAGTTCTTTACATTGCTGATCGAACATTTGCAGAATGCAGGATACGAGCATTATGAAATATCCAATTTCTGCCGCCCCGACAAATACTCCCGTCACAATACTTCGTACTGGAGGGGAATACCATATTTGGGCTGCGGACCGTCCGCACATTCATTCAATGGAACGACACGCGAATGGAACGTATCTTCCATCGACCTATATATAAAAGGTATAGAAGGAAACCAGCGCGACTTTGAGACAGAAAACCTGGACCAAACGACCCGTTACAACGAATTTATCATTACCACCATACGCACCGTATGGGGAACACCTATAGAAAAACTAAAACAAGAGTTCGGTAATGAACTGTGGGAATATTGCCGGAAAATGTCTGCCCCCTATCTGGAAAATGGGAAACTGGAAATCCACGAGGGGGCTTTACGCCTGACACGGGAAGGAATTTTCATCTCCGACAGCATTATGAGCGACTTGCTTTGGGTTAATTAA
- a CDS encoding DUF4249 domain-containing protein yields the protein MKTYIYHPLILLVIILVTVSCENELPFNIKDNPPKLVMNAFINADSLTNVLFLNLTGKDYANHIENATVEVHVNGELRETLRPLPMETEYDKQCRFNITGKFASGEVVRIDAMTDDGKYHAWAEVTVPQRLDKIENIDTLTVPLIQNGHTQDYMRYKITFKDRPNEANFYRIVVDKQMRLWGYNHEEGGEDYLHWTKHITYSFIGREDIVLTDGQPSTGDDEDNGLFDTAKNIYGVFDDSRFRDTSYTMTVYNDPAIPYNNNYNGYYEGMDVIIRLLSITETEYYYLKALNLVDSDVYDETINEPLRYPSNVHGGTGMIGISTEVSQTVRIRENNPK from the coding sequence ATGAAAACTTATATATATCATCCGCTTATCCTGCTAGTTATAATACTGGTGACAGTATCTTGTGAAAATGAACTCCCTTTTAATATAAAGGATAATCCTCCTAAATTGGTAATGAATGCATTCATTAACGCTGACAGTCTGACAAATGTCTTATTCCTTAACCTGACGGGAAAAGACTATGCCAACCACATTGAAAATGCCACTGTAGAGGTTCACGTCAACGGAGAGTTAAGAGAGACCTTGCGCCCACTCCCGATGGAAACTGAGTATGACAAGCAATGCCGGTTCAACATCACAGGCAAATTTGCTTCGGGAGAAGTAGTGCGTATTGATGCCATGACCGATGACGGCAAATATCATGCCTGGGCAGAAGTCACCGTTCCGCAACGCCTTGATAAAATAGAAAACATCGACACGCTCACCGTCCCGCTAATACAAAACGGACATACTCAAGACTACATGCGCTACAAAATAACTTTTAAAGACCGCCCGAACGAGGCAAACTTCTACCGCATTGTAGTAGATAAACAAATGCGACTATGGGGATACAACCACGAAGAAGGAGGAGAAGATTACCTTCACTGGACAAAGCATATCACTTATTCATTTATCGGACGCGAAGACATAGTACTGACAGACGGTCAACCTTCCACAGGAGATGACGAAGACAACGGACTGTTCGACACAGCTAAAAACATTTATGGTGTCTTTGATGATTCGCGATTTAGAGATACCTCCTATACAATGACGGTCTACAACGATCCCGCCATCCCATACAACAACAATTACAACGGATATTATGAAGGAATGGATGTCATCATCCGTTTGTTGAGTATCACGGAAACAGAATATTACTATCTGAAAGCACTCAATCTAGTCGATTCCGACGTTTATGACGAAACAATTAACGAACCTCTCAGATATCCCAGTAATGTACATGGAGGTACGGGAATGATAGGTATCAGCACGGAAGTATCTCAAACGGTTCGAATCAGGGAAAATAACCCGAAATGA
- a CDS encoding ATP-binding cassette domain-containing protein, producing MHHLLEIDSIIKNFGTRQLLTDVYLKINTGDVIGLFGRNGTGKSVLMQIIFGTMKADRKFIRLDECKVLSAPYQHARTIAFLPQQGYLPKHEKINKLVDCYLDANVVPYFYEDDEVAQSCMERRVSQLSGGERRYLEAKLLLLGNAKFVLLDEPFDYLSFHLVDKLIGLIKKHSEEKGIVIADHNYEKVLEVVNRLVLIREGVLMELTDKRGLVEQGYLLDESYL from the coding sequence ATGCATCACTTGCTTGAAATAGATAGTATTATTAAGAATTTCGGTACCAGGCAACTGCTGACTGATGTTTACCTGAAAATAAATACAGGTGATGTTATTGGATTGTTCGGCAGGAACGGTACAGGAAAATCCGTGTTGATGCAAATAATCTTCGGAACAATGAAAGCAGACCGGAAATTTATCCGGTTGGATGAATGTAAGGTCCTTTCGGCTCCTTACCAACATGCAAGGACAATAGCCTTCCTGCCGCAACAAGGCTACTTGCCCAAGCATGAAAAGATAAATAAATTGGTAGACTGTTACCTGGATGCTAATGTCGTTCCCTATTTTTATGAGGATGATGAAGTTGCCCAGTCGTGTATGGAACGGCGTGTCTCCCAACTTTCCGGAGGTGAACGGAGATATTTGGAAGCTAAGTTGCTTTTGCTGGGCAATGCTAAATTTGTCCTGTTGGATGAGCCTTTCGATTATTTATCCTTTCATTTGGTAGATAAACTGATCGGGTTAATAAAAAAACATTCGGAAGAGAAAGGGATAGTGATTGCTGATCATAATTACGAAAAAGTCTTAGAGGTTGTCAATCGACTTGTCTTGATTCGGGAGGGAGTATTGATGGAACTAACTGATAAGCGGGGATTGGTGGAGCAGGGGTATCTTTTAGATGAAAGTTACTTATGA
- a CDS encoding TonB-dependent receptor, whose amino-acid sequence MRTIHQGHLPIRTLVLIGMVILITAQAYAQNANARLTITLRNATLKEFVKLIENSTGYSFIYSEEISISHKINLKVKDMPLHEILDLVFKDEPISYKFSERYILLQKKRVQKPVSRKFTISGYVTDGTSSETLIGTNIIESHQYQGTTTNPYGFYSITLPEGETELRFSYLGYTTETHHFTLAQDTLLNIRMKGNAQLEEVVVVSDKAEAGTVATQMGAVEIPMVQIKNTPSILGESDVMKAIQLMPGVQAGVDGSAGLYIRGGSPDQNLILLDGTPVYNVDHMFGFFSVFTPEAIKKVTLFKSSFPARFGGRLSSVIDVRTNDGDMKKYHGTLSIGLLTSKINLEGPIVKDKTSFNISARRSYIDLIAKPFMPDDEKYNYYFYDINAKINHKFSDRSRLYLSAYNGKDHFATQYDDNSDFKDGSKMNWGNTIISARWNYIFNNRLFSNTTVSYNNYLFNVSAYSNNQYSLTNNTTFINRYSSDYRSGINDWNYQIDFDYNPSPMHHIKFGAGYIYHRFRPEVMTSKISDKVDSEAFRDTTYHSMNNSRIYAHEVSAYAEDNLKIGTRLRLNLGLHFSLFQVQKQSYFSLQPRVSTRYQLSKDVILKASYTKMSQYVHLLSSMPIAMPTDLWVPVTKKIKPMRSHQYSLGGYYTGIKGWEFSVEGYYKDMYNVLEYKDGVSFFGSSTGWESKVEMGKGRSMGIEFMAQKTLGKTTGWLSYTLSKSDRKFAKGAINNGERFPYKYDRRHIINLTLNHKFSERIDIGASWVFYTGGTSTIPEEKTTIIRPGNGANNGFILGFDNYYNPIYNNSPNVGEANYIEHRNNYRLPASHRLNIGINFNKKTKHGMRIWNISLYNAYNSMNPAWVFRSHNDDGKSVIKKYTLLPCIPSFTYTYKF is encoded by the coding sequence ATGAGAACTATTCACCAAGGACACCTACCTATCAGAACGCTCGTTCTGATAGGTATGGTGATCCTTATCACCGCACAGGCATACGCACAGAATGCAAATGCCCGACTCACAATCACATTGCGAAATGCTACATTGAAGGAGTTCGTCAAGTTAATCGAAAACTCTACAGGATATTCTTTTATCTACAGTGAAGAAATCAGCATCAGCCATAAAATCAATCTGAAAGTGAAAGATATGCCTTTGCATGAGATACTGGATCTCGTATTCAAGGATGAACCGATCAGTTACAAGTTCTCTGAGAGATACATTCTCCTGCAAAAGAAAAGGGTGCAAAAGCCGGTAAGCCGCAAGTTTACTATCAGCGGATATGTTACCGACGGGACGTCGTCCGAGACGTTGATTGGTACTAATATCATTGAGAGTCATCAATATCAAGGCACTACTACCAATCCTTACGGCTTTTATAGTATCACTCTGCCCGAAGGAGAAACGGAATTACGTTTCTCTTATTTGGGATATACCACAGAAACACATCATTTCACCCTTGCTCAAGATACTCTGCTGAATATTCGTATGAAAGGAAACGCACAATTAGAAGAAGTAGTGGTCGTTTCAGATAAAGCAGAAGCAGGGACAGTTGCCACACAGATGGGAGCTGTCGAGATTCCAATGGTGCAAATCAAGAATACTCCAAGTATATTAGGAGAATCAGATGTAATGAAAGCCATTCAGTTAATGCCCGGAGTACAGGCAGGAGTAGACGGATCGGCTGGATTATATATACGTGGTGGCAGTCCCGACCAAAATCTGATCTTACTTGACGGAACTCCGGTATATAACGTAGACCATATGTTCGGCTTCTTTTCCGTCTTTACTCCTGAAGCTATCAAAAAGGTCACTTTATTTAAAAGTTCCTTTCCTGCACGCTTCGGCGGACGCCTTTCTTCCGTCATTGACGTACGCACCAATGACGGGGATATGAAAAAATATCATGGGACACTCAGTATCGGCTTGCTAACCAGCAAAATAAATTTGGAAGGACCGATTGTGAAAGACAAAACATCATTCAACATATCCGCCAGACGTTCGTATATTGATTTAATAGCCAAACCATTCATGCCCGATGATGAGAAATACAACTATTACTTTTATGATATCAATGCAAAGATCAATCACAAGTTTTCCGACCGGAGCCGTTTATATCTGAGTGCTTATAACGGGAAAGATCACTTCGCTACCCAATATGATGATAATAGCGATTTCAAGGACGGAAGTAAAATGAACTGGGGAAACACAATCATTTCCGCCAGATGGAACTACATTTTCAATAATCGCCTGTTTAGCAACACGACAGTTTCCTACAACAACTACCTATTCAATGTAAGTGCATATTCGAATAATCAATATTCACTCACCAATAACACAACCTTCATCAACCGATACTCTTCAGACTATCGTTCAGGTATCAATGACTGGAATTATCAGATAGATTTTGATTACAACCCATCTCCTATGCACCATATTAAATTTGGAGCAGGATATATCTATCACCGTTTTCGTCCGGAAGTGATGACCTCCAAAATATCAGACAAGGTAGACTCTGAGGCATTTCGCGACACTACTTACCACAGCATGAACAACAGCCGGATTTATGCACATGAAGTATCGGCTTATGCAGAAGATAACCTAAAAATCGGTACTCGTCTACGGCTTAATCTTGGATTACACTTTTCTCTGTTTCAAGTACAAAAACAAAGTTATTTCTCCTTGCAGCCGCGTGTCTCAACACGTTATCAACTAAGTAAAGACGTAATTCTCAAGGCATCTTATACAAAGATGAGTCAATATGTACATCTGCTTTCGTCCATGCCCATCGCTATGCCTACTGATTTATGGGTGCCTGTCACAAAAAAAATCAAACCGATGCGATCCCACCAGTATTCATTGGGGGGATATTATACAGGTATCAAAGGTTGGGAGTTCTCAGTAGAAGGCTATTACAAAGACATGTACAATGTGCTGGAATATAAAGACGGAGTCAGTTTTTTCGGTTCTTCCACCGGATGGGAAAGCAAAGTTGAAATGGGGAAAGGACGTTCGATGGGAATTGAATTTATGGCTCAAAAAACGCTCGGGAAGACAACAGGCTGGTTGTCTTATACCTTATCCAAAAGCGACCGCAAATTTGCTAAAGGTGCTATCAACAATGGAGAGCGATTTCCATACAAATATGATCGGCGCCATATTATTAATCTGACTCTCAACCATAAATTCAGCGAACGTATTGACATCGGTGCCTCGTGGGTGTTTTACACAGGAGGAACCAGTACTATTCCCGAAGAAAAAACAACCATCATCCGTCCTGGTAATGGAGCAAACAATGGCTTTATTCTGGGATTCGATAACTACTACAATCCTATTTATAACAATTCCCCTAATGTTGGAGAGGCCAATTACATAGAACATCGCAATAATTACCGGCTGCCTGCGAGCCACCGGTTGAACATAGGGATTAATTTCAATAAAAAGACCAAGCACGGAATGCGTATCTGGAACATCAGTCTTTATAATGCATACAACTCCATGAATCCGGCATGGGTATTTCGCTCTCATAATGACGATGGAAAAAGTGTGATCAAAAAATATACCCTGCTCCCCTGCATTCCATCTTTTACTTACACTTACAAATTCTAA
- a CDS encoding FecR family protein — MKYTDRELEDILNKLIASTRSPRGRFSAASSYPQLEKKLNFRNRRLYLTRTFAAAAAVVLLCLSVWTAYLYMQPATIQTVSTLAETRTVHLPDGTSVTLNHYSSLSYPERFKSDNREVELSGEAYFEVSKDPKHPFIVQTETIDVQVLGTHFNVDAYPDNPDVKTTLLTGSVAVSNKNNSVRMVLKPNEAAIYNKVEQKLTRKVLENAGDEISWRHGEFIFDDLPLQEIARELSNSFGTTIHIADSTLRNYRITARFRNGEDLDAILSVLHNAGYFNYSRNTQQITITKN, encoded by the coding sequence ATGAAATATACCGATAGAGAATTAGAAGACATACTGAACAAGCTCATCGCTTCCACCCGCTCACCGAGAGGACGTTTTTCAGCAGCATCCAGTTATCCGCAACTGGAGAAAAAGCTGAATTTCCGCAACCGCCGGTTGTATCTGACACGCACATTTGCGGCAGCGGCAGCAGTAGTTTTACTCTGTCTATCGGTATGGACAGCTTATCTGTACATGCAGCCGGCAACCATACAGACTGTTAGCACTTTGGCAGAAACACGTACCGTCCATCTGCCCGACGGCACTTCCGTCACGCTAAACCATTATTCTTCCCTTTCCTATCCGGAACGGTTCAAATCGGATAACCGGGAAGTGGAGTTGAGCGGAGAAGCCTATTTTGAAGTAAGTAAAGACCCAAAGCATCCGTTTATAGTGCAGACAGAAACGATTGACGTTCAAGTATTGGGCACTCACTTCAATGTGGACGCCTATCCCGATAATCCGGATGTAAAGACGACTTTATTAACAGGGTCGGTTGCAGTCAGCAATAAAAACAACTCAGTACGCATGGTGCTGAAACCGAATGAGGCGGCTATATATAATAAGGTGGAACAAAAGCTTACTCGCAAGGTACTGGAGAATGCCGGAGATGAAATTTCATGGCGCCACGGGGAGTTCATATTCGATGATCTGCCGTTGCAGGAGATTGCCCGCGAACTTTCCAACTCGTTCGGAACAACCATTCACATTGCCGACTCAACCTTGCGAAATTATCGGATCACAGCGCGATTCCGTAATGGAGAAGACTTGGATGCGATTTTATCTGTACTGCATAATGCCGGTTATTTCAACTATTCACGAAACACTCAACAGATTACTATTACTAAAAACTAG